One part of the Pecten maximus chromosome 1, xPecMax1.1, whole genome shotgun sequence genome encodes these proteins:
- the LOC117321871 gene encoding dihydroorotate dehydrogenase (quinone), mitochondrial-like has protein sequence MKPRTTFSFAKYMKQLGIVMVGGTIAFVGIETLSGGEKFYRQVLMPSLHVLDAETAHRLAVKAAKYKMVPRQWKPDPPSLSTTVFGRKFNNPVGMAAGFDKDGEAVEGLFAMGFGFVEVGSVTPKPQPGNPRPRVFRLPQDKAIINRYGFNSEGHAAVLQRRVRDKDRPGATKGLVGVNLGKNKESLSPIGDYVEGVKQFGNLSDYLVVNVSSPNTPGLRDMQGRERLEQLLDQVVVARNSLKSDRKPPILVKIAPDLTQKDKEDVAAVVTKREGFIDGLIVSNTTVSRPSSLQSEHKVETGGLSGAPLRALATDTISDMYKLTKGKLPIIGVGGIATGQDAYDKIRAGASLVQLYSALIYGGPPVVGKIKRELGQLLEVDGFSSVTEAVGIDHKT, from the exons ATGAAACCACGTACAACCTTTTCATTTGCTAAGTACATGAAGCAGTTGGGCATCGTGATGGTCGGTGGTACCATAGCTTTTGTCGGCATTGAGACATTATCAGGAGGCGAGAAATTTTACAGACAAGTATTGATGCCGTCTCTTCATGTTCTCGATGCCGAGACTGCCCACAGACTTGCCGTAAAAGCAGCCAAGTACAAGATGGTTCCCCGACAATGGAAACCTGATCCACCCTCTCTCAGTACCACCGTGTTTGGCCGAAAATTCAACAATCCTGTGGGCATGGCAGCAGGGTTTGACAAGGATGGGGAGGCTGTGGAGGGCCTCTTCGCTATGGGCTTTGGTTTTGTGGAGGTCGGAAGTGTAACACCCAAACCACAACCTGGTAATCCTCGACCACGTGTGTTCCGTCTTCCCCAAGACAAAGCAATCATCAATAG GTATGGTTTCAACAGTGAAGGGCATGCTGCAGTGCTACAGCGACGTGTCCGGGACAAGGACAGGCCAGGAGCTACAAAGGGGTTGGTGGGAGTAAATCTGGGTAAGAACAAGGAGTCATTATCTCCCATAGGGGACTATGTGGAAGGTGTGAAGCAGTTCGGTAATTTGTCGGACTATCTCGTAGTGAACGTGTCCAGTCCAAACACACCCGGACTCCGGGATATGCAGGGCAGGGAACGCCTGGAACAACTACTGGACCAAGTGGTAGTAGCTAGGAACAGTCTGAAGAGTGACCGGAAACCGCCTATTCTAGTAAAGATCGCGCCTGACCTCACACAGAAGGACAAGGAGGATGTAGCGGCAGTAGTGACAAAGCGAGAGGGCTTTATAGATGGACTAATTGTAAGTAACACAACTGTCTCCCGGCCTTCTAGTTTACAGAGCGAACACAAGGTAGAGACTGGCGGCCTCAGTGGAGCTCCTCTCCGGGCACTAGCGACAGACACTATATCAGACATGTACAAACTGACCAAAGGTAAACTCCCGATCATAGGTGTCGGAGGTATCGCCACCGGTCAAGATGCTTATGACAAAATCCGGGCAGGAGCTAGTTtggtacagttatatagtgcTTTAATCTACGGCGGACCACCAGTAGTCGGTAAAATTAAAAGGGAACTCGGACAGCTACTAGAGGTGGATGGATTCTCTTCTGTTACAGAGGCTGTGGGTATAGACCACAAAACATGA